Proteins found in one Micropterus dolomieu isolate WLL.071019.BEF.003 ecotype Adirondacks linkage group LG10, ASM2129224v1, whole genome shotgun sequence genomic segment:
- the rnf217 gene encoding probable E3 ubiquitin-protein ligase RNF217 isoform X1 — protein sequence MGRATSGMEDDGPIADDCTMPSFIGSFEEGRVKLSRNLPTETSFTGSKVERSVKDLSRRVTRSNSGLSLDGGERESEERDSEDEKDAKGNNNNNCNGGGGGGGGERRRPSAVEILRWNFGVSKSPSLRLNTNTRMQRGDSHEGDVNNDVTNGYGGERGECNKTERQTGEAGTGNEPTLSDLTTSDVQGVEFVTVTGQRRPTCDSDSNALQLEESFKEHVYCTVYCIANDGHRKDVEITGDETGTSDATEMHLETAQDADSSPEPALYTLEDLVDPFGDMAHRLSTEQADAETTMQSCRVCLEGKSIAPLPCCRKAVCDECLKLYVSSQVRVAKSYISCPIPECSGYLEEGVVISHLANEDVAKYRYFLELSQLDSSTKPCPQCSQFTSLKEHNPNRSEHKYKIQCSNCQFVWCFKCHAPWHNGVKCRDYRRGDKLLRSWASVIEHGQRNAQKCPRCKIHIQRTEGCDHMTCTQCNTNFCYRCGERYRHLRFFGDHTSNLSVFGCKYRYLPNKPHLRRLIRGSVCATKLLIAPVVTLLVVVLGALALVIGLVVFPVYYVCKRRKKQRTQGSGRWI from the exons ATGGGGAGAGCCACATCGGGGATGGAAGATGACGGACCGATAGCTGACGACTGTACAATGCCGAGTTTTATTGGCAGTTTCGAGGAAGGGAGGGTGAAATTGTCCCGCAACCTGCCGACAGAAACTTCCTTCACGGGCAGCAAAGTTGAGCGGTCGGTCAAAGATTTGAGCCGCCGTGTCACCAGGTCAAACTCGGGGTTATCCCTGGACGGAGGCGAGAGGGAGTCGGAGGAGAGGGACAGCGAGGACGAGAAGGATGCGAagggcaacaacaacaacaactgcaaCGGCggaggagggggtggaggaggagagaggcggAGGCCGAGCGCTGTCGAGATTTTGAGGTGGAATTTCGGGGTTTCGAAATCTCCCTCTCTCcgtttaaacacaaacactcggATGCAGCGCGGCGACAGCCACGAAGGAGACGTTAATAACGACGTTACAAACGGTTATGGAGGCGAGCGTGGCGAGTGTAACAAAACGGAGCGTCAGACGGGCGAAGCGGGGACTGGAAACGAGCCAACCCTGAGCGACTTGACGACTTCGGATGTACAAGGAGTTGAGTTTGTAACCGTTACAGGTCAGCGCCGTCCTACGTGTGACAGTGACAGCAACGCACTTCAGTTAGAAGAGTCTTTTAAAGAACACGTCTACTGCACTGTGTATTGCATCGCTAACGACGGTCATCGAAAAGACGTTGAAATCACAGGCGATGAAACGGGCACGTCTGACGCAACAGAAATGCACTTGGAGACAGCACAGGACGCGGATTCGAGCCCCGAACCGGCACTGTACACATTGGAGGATCTGGTGGATCCTTTCGGGGATATGGCCCACCGACTGTCCACGGAGCAGGCCGATGCAGAGACTACGATGCAGAGTTGCCGGGTGTGCCTGGAAGGAAAATCCATCGCACCCCTGCCCTGCTGCAGGAAGGCCGTGTGTGATGAGTGTCTGAAACTCTACGTCAGCTCCCAG GTGCGCGTAGCCAAATCTTACATCAGCTGTCCGATCCCAGAGTGCAGTGGCTACCTGGAGGAGGGGGTGGTGATTTCCCATTTAGCCAATGAAGACGTGGCAAAATATCGTTACTTTTTGGAGCTGAGTCAGCTGGACTCGAGCACCAAGCCCTGCCCCCAGTGCAGTCAGTTCACCTCTCTGAAGGAGCACAACCCCAACCGCTCCGAGCACAAGTACAAG ATCCAGTGTAGCAACTGCCAGTTTGTGTGGTGCTTTAAATGCCACGCACCATGGCACAATGGGGTCAAATGTCGTGActacaggagaggagacaagctGCTGCGAAGCTGGGCTAGTGTCATAGAGCACGGACAAAGAAATGCCCAGAAATGTCCACGGTGCAAG ATTCATATTCAACGTACAGAGGGGTGTGACCACATGACATGTACGCAGTGTAATACTAACTTCTGTTACCGCTGTGGAGAGCGCTACCGACACCTAAG GTTTTTTGGAGACCACACATCCAACCTGAGCGTGTTTGGATGCAAGTATCGCTATCTACCTAATAAACCTCATCTGAGACGGCTAATCAGAGGGTCCGTCTGTG ccACTAAGCTGCTAATAGCTCCAGTGGTCACTTTGCTGGTCGTGGTGCTCGGAGCCCTCGCGCTGGTGATAG GTTTGGTCGTTTTCCCGGTCTACTATGTGTgtaagaggaggaagaagcagCGCACACAGGGCTCCGGGCGCTGGATTTGA
- the rnf217 gene encoding probable E3 ubiquitin-protein ligase RNF217 isoform X2: MGRATSGMEDDGPIADDCTMPSFIGSFEEGRVKLSRNLPTETSFTGSKVERSVKDLSRRVTRSNSGLSLDGGERESEERDSEDEKDAKGNNNNNCNGGGGGGGGERRRPSAVEILRWNFGVSKSPSLRLNTNTRMQRGDSHEGDVNNDVTNGYGGERGECNKTERQTGEAGTGNEPTLSDLTTSDVQGVEFVTVTGQRRPTCDSDSNALQLEESFKEHVYCTVYCIANDGHRKDVEITGDETGTSDATEMHLETAQDADSSPEPALYTLEDLVDPFGDMAHRLSTEQADAETTMQSCRVCLEGKSIAPLPCCRKAVCDECLKLYVSSQVRVAKSYISCPIPECSGYLEEGVVISHLANEDVAKYRYFLELSQLDSSTKPCPQCSQFTSLKEHNPNRSEHKYKIQCSNCQFVWCFKCHAPWHNGVKCRDYRRGDKLLRSWASVIEHGQRNAQKCPRCKMNKSMKAKKHGSEDR; encoded by the exons ATGGGGAGAGCCACATCGGGGATGGAAGATGACGGACCGATAGCTGACGACTGTACAATGCCGAGTTTTATTGGCAGTTTCGAGGAAGGGAGGGTGAAATTGTCCCGCAACCTGCCGACAGAAACTTCCTTCACGGGCAGCAAAGTTGAGCGGTCGGTCAAAGATTTGAGCCGCCGTGTCACCAGGTCAAACTCGGGGTTATCCCTGGACGGAGGCGAGAGGGAGTCGGAGGAGAGGGACAGCGAGGACGAGAAGGATGCGAagggcaacaacaacaacaactgcaaCGGCggaggagggggtggaggaggagagaggcggAGGCCGAGCGCTGTCGAGATTTTGAGGTGGAATTTCGGGGTTTCGAAATCTCCCTCTCTCcgtttaaacacaaacactcggATGCAGCGCGGCGACAGCCACGAAGGAGACGTTAATAACGACGTTACAAACGGTTATGGAGGCGAGCGTGGCGAGTGTAACAAAACGGAGCGTCAGACGGGCGAAGCGGGGACTGGAAACGAGCCAACCCTGAGCGACTTGACGACTTCGGATGTACAAGGAGTTGAGTTTGTAACCGTTACAGGTCAGCGCCGTCCTACGTGTGACAGTGACAGCAACGCACTTCAGTTAGAAGAGTCTTTTAAAGAACACGTCTACTGCACTGTGTATTGCATCGCTAACGACGGTCATCGAAAAGACGTTGAAATCACAGGCGATGAAACGGGCACGTCTGACGCAACAGAAATGCACTTGGAGACAGCACAGGACGCGGATTCGAGCCCCGAACCGGCACTGTACACATTGGAGGATCTGGTGGATCCTTTCGGGGATATGGCCCACCGACTGTCCACGGAGCAGGCCGATGCAGAGACTACGATGCAGAGTTGCCGGGTGTGCCTGGAAGGAAAATCCATCGCACCCCTGCCCTGCTGCAGGAAGGCCGTGTGTGATGAGTGTCTGAAACTCTACGTCAGCTCCCAG GTGCGCGTAGCCAAATCTTACATCAGCTGTCCGATCCCAGAGTGCAGTGGCTACCTGGAGGAGGGGGTGGTGATTTCCCATTTAGCCAATGAAGACGTGGCAAAATATCGTTACTTTTTGGAGCTGAGTCAGCTGGACTCGAGCACCAAGCCCTGCCCCCAGTGCAGTCAGTTCACCTCTCTGAAGGAGCACAACCCCAACCGCTCCGAGCACAAGTACAAG ATCCAGTGTAGCAACTGCCAGTTTGTGTGGTGCTTTAAATGCCACGCACCATGGCACAATGGGGTCAAATGTCGTGActacaggagaggagacaagctGCTGCGAAGCTGGGCTAGTGTCATAGAGCACGGACAAAGAAATGCCCAGAAATGTCCACGGTGCAAG ATGAATAAATCAATGAAGGCTAAGAAGCATGGGAGCGAGGACAGATGA